GCACCGGGCCCTGGTCGGTGAAGAAGGTGACCTCCAGGTCCTCGACCACCAGCAGGGGATCGGTGCCCGCGGAGGCCGGGTCCCGGTGCGCAGCCAGCGCCCGCCCGGACTCCGGGATCCCCCGCTCCGCAGGGCCGGCCGCCCCGGCCTCCCGGATGGCCGGAGGCCTCCCGATGGCCCCTGCACCGGTTCGCCTCGGGTCCAACCCGCCCACGGCGTCGCCTCCTCGATCGCCCTTCGGTCATGCCGTGATGAGCCGCCGGCGCCGACCGGCCCGGACGTGCCCATCGCACCGGCCACGAGGATCCAGCGGCGGCGACAGGAGCATCCCCTCGGCCGCTTCGGGGTGCCGCCGCGGATCCTGCCTGCGGGGCGCCACCGCCGGCCCCACGCGGAGTTGCACCGTGGACCCCGCCGGCGGAGTTGCACGCGGCCCCCACCGGCGGAGTTGCGCCGCCGATCCCACCGGCAGGGCCCCATCCCATCGCGATCCCTGCGTCGCCCGTCGCGTCGGCCCTGGCCCATCCCGATCCCTGCGTCCCCCCCTGCGTCGGCCCTGGCCCCTCGCGATCCCTGCACCGCCCCCACGTCGGCCCCGGCCGGCCGACCCCGGCGTCGTCCGGAGCGGATCCCGGCGCGCCCTGCCCTTCAGCGCAGCCGCGGATCCAGCGCGTCCCGCAACCCATCCCCCAGGAAGTTGAAGGCCAGCATGGTGATGCAGATGAAGGTGGCCGGGAAGAACAGGGCCCACGGGGCCGCCCGCAAGGCGCGGTTGCCCTCGGCGGCCAGCACGCCCCAGGAGGCGATGGGGGCCTGCACCCCCAGGCCCAAGTAGCTCAGGAAGGCCTCGCTGAAGATGGCCTCGGGCACCAAAAGCGTCATCGTGACCAGGATGGGACCGATGGCATTGGGCACCAGGTGGCGCCAGACCACCCGCCAGGGCGGGACGCCCATGACGCGGGCGGCGAGGACGAACTCCCGCTGTTTGAGGCTCAAGACCTCGCCCCGCACGATCCGCGCCATCCCCGTCCAGTACACCGCCCCCAGGGCGATGAAGACGTTGTCCAGGCCGGGTCCCAGGACCACCATGAGCAGGACCACGTAGAGGATGAAGGGCAGCCCGTAGATCACATCGATGACGCGCATCATGACGTTGTCGACGACCCCGCCGTAGAACCCGGCGATGGCGCCGTAGGCCACGCCGATGGTGAGGCCGATCAAGCTGGCCATGATGCCCACGGCCAGCGAGATGCGGGCTCCGTAGAGCACGCGGGTCAGGATGTCCCGCCCCAGGTGGTCGGTGCCGAACCAGTGGGCGGCGCTGGGCGGCTGGTTCGCCTCGGCGAGCACCTGCTCGTCGTAGCCGTAGGGCGAGAGGACCGGTCCGATGGCCGCGGCCAGGACCATCAGCCCGATGACCACCAGCCCTGCCATCGCCAGCGGGTTCCTCCGCAGGCGGCGCCAGGCCTCCTGCCAGTATCCCGGTGCCGCCGGGGCCAGCGCCTCCGGGGGTACCCCCCCGAAGCCGTCGCCGCCCTCGGCCCACGGTACAGCCGGGGAGCCGCCCCCTTCGCCGCCGGCACCGGGTGCGCCACCTCCCGGCCCGGTGGAAGCGCTCCCCCCTCCCTCGGCCGGGTCGGACCGCGGCCGTGCCGGTGACCCGGGCAGCGCCTGGTGCGACGACGCTTTCATGCCGGCCCTCCTCTCCGCGTCGCTGCGAAGGGTCCCGCCCGCCGGTTCGCCCCGTCTCAGAGGCGGATGCGGGGATCCACCAGCCGATAGGCCAGGTCGACCAATGCGTTGGCGACCACCAGCAGCACGCTGTAGAACATGGTGACGCCCATGATGACGGTGTAGTCGCGGTTCGTCACGCTCTGGACGAAGTACTTGCCGAGGCCCGGGATCGCGAAGATGTTCTCCACCACGAAGCTACCCGTCAGGACCCCGGCGGCCAGCGGGCCGAGGTACGTGATCACCGGCAGCACGGCGCTGCGCAGGGCGTGGACGAACACCACCCGGCCGGGGCTCAACCCCTTGGCGTGACAGACGGTGATGAAGTCCTGCCGCAGGACCTCCAGCATGTTGGCCCGCACCAGCCGCGCGATGACCGCCGTCGGGAGCGCCGCCAGCGCGAGGGTGGGCATGACCGCCTGCTCGGGCTTGCCCCACAGGCCGGCCGGCAACCACCGCAGGCGGAAGGCGAACACGTAGATCAGCAGCCCGCTCAGGATGAAGTTGGGGATGGAGATGCCCAGGGTCGCGGCGAACATCGCCGCCCGATCGAGCCAGCGGCCGTGGTGCAGCGCCGCCACCACGCCCACGCCGATCCCCAGGACCAGCGCGACCGCGATGGCCAGGGCACCCAGGGCCGCGGACACCCGGAACCCCTCGGCCACGATGTCGTTGACCGTCCGGTTGGGGTAGGTGAAGGACGGCCCCAGGTCCCACACCGCGGTGCGGTAGAGGTAGTCCAGGTACTGCCGCCAGACCGGCCAGTCCAGGTGGTACCGGGCCTCGAGGTTCGCCCTGACCGCCGGCGGCAGGTCCTTCTCCGCGTCGAAGGGCCCGCCCGGCACCGCGCGCATCATGAAGAAGGTCAGCGTCGCGATGGCCCAGAGGGTGATCAGCGTGATCACCAGGCGCTGGCCGGCGTACTGCACGGCTCGGCCTCCTCCTGCACCACGGGGACGAACCGGCCCCCGGGCCGCAGCCCGCCGGGCGTGCTGGCCTCGGCGTCGCGAACCCGCGACCCCGCCCCTCGACGCCAACCGGCGAACCCCGTGGGCTCAGGGTCTGCAGGACAACGCCACCGGGGGACCGGCCGGGGGACCGGCGCTGCCGGGGGCCGGGGCCACTGGGGGCCGGTGCGGGCGCCCGCGAGTCCGCGCCCGCGACGACCCGTGGGCGCCACCCTACCGCCCCTCCCTCACCGGCCCTTGCCCTCGATGTACGCCCACTTGTAGTCCGTGGTCCCCAGGGCCGTGCGGAACACGCCCTTCACGTACGGCTTCTCCTGGTAGACGTTGACCCCGAAGAAGATCGGCCCCACGGGCATCTCGTCCATCAGGATCCGCTCCGCCTCGTGCATGTTGCGGAAGCGGACCTCCTGATCGGCGGTGGCCTTGGCCTCGGCGATCAGCCGGTCATACTCGCGGTTCGACCACCCGACCCGGTTGTTGCCGCCGCCCGTCACCCACAGGTCGAGGAAGGTCATGGGATCCAGGTAGTCGCCCACCCAGTTGCCGCGACTCAGGTCGTACTCACCCCGCTTGGTGGTCTCCAGGTACACCTTCCACTCCATGGACTGGAGCTCCACCTGCACGCCCAGGTTCTGCTTCCACATCTGCTGGTAGGCTTCGGCCAGGGCCCGGTTCGTGTCGTTGTCGTTGTACAAGTAGGTCACCTTGGGGAAGCCCTGTCCGTTGGGATAGCCCGCCTCCGCCAGGAGCCGCCGCGCCGTCTCCACGTCGGCGTCCTGGAAGTAGTCGCCGCCCTCCTCCCGGAAGTCCTTGCCGGTCACCGGGTTGGGGATGCCGTAGGGCACGAAGGCCAGCGCCGGCTTCTGCCCGCCCTTGAGGACCTGCTCGACGATGGCCTTGCGGTCCAGGGCCAGGGTGAAGGCCTTGCGCACCCGCGGGTCGTCGAAGGGCTTCCGCTTCGTGTTGAAGTAGATCGACGTCACGCTGATGATGGGCGACGTCTTCGCCTCGCCGCTCGCCAGCAGCTGGGGGATGTCCTGGGGGTTCAGGCTGCCGTTGGAGTCCAGCTCGCCGTTGGCGAACATGGTCTCGGCGGTGCTGCCCTCGTTGACCATGACGATGTGCATCCGCTCGAGGCGCACCGTGTCCTTGTCCCAGTAGGTGTCGCTCTTGACGAGGTCGATGTGGCTGTCGTGGACCCACTCGGCGATCCGGAAGGGACCGTTGCCCACGTAGGTCGCGGCCTCCCCCGCCCAGTCGGGGTTGGCCTCCACCGTCGCCTCGTGGACCGGCATCAGCGTGGGGAAGGCGGTCAGGCTGAGGAAGTACGGCGTCGGCGCCTCGAGGGTCACCTGCAGCGTCTTGTCGTCGAGGGCCTTGACGCCCACCTGCGAGGGGTCGGTGAGCTCGCCGCTGTTGTACTTCTGCGCGTTCTTGACGTAGTAGAGCTGGTAGGCGTAGGGAGCCGCGGTCTTGGGGTCCAGCACCCGCAGCCAGGCGTAGACGAAGTCGTGGGCGGTGACGGGATCGCCGTTCTGCCAGACGGCGTCCCGCAGGTGGAAGGTGTAGGTCAACTGGTCGTCGCTCACATCCCAGGACTCCGCCATGCCGGGCTCCACACCCTTGGGCCCGATGCGCGTGAGGCCCTCCATCACCGCATTGACGATCTGGAAGCTGGTGAGATCGGTCATCAGCGCGGGATCCAGCGTCGGGGGCTCGGAGCCGATGTTGTCGTTGAGCACCTGCTCGTCGCCGCCCCCCGCGCCCCCCTCTCCGGACGAACTCGGCGCCCCGCAGCCGCCGAGGGCCAGCGAGACGACCAACGCCACCATGAGCGCGACGCCGCCCGCCCGGCGAAGACGTCGCGGCAACCGCCGCCACGAACCGTGGCTCACCCTATCCCCTCCCGCCCCGTGGGCCTCGCGACGTGGCCTCCGACGTGGCCTCCAAGATTCGGATCGACGGGGATTTCTTTCCGGACGGCCGCATTCCTGCCGGCTGCCGGCGAGGTTCGTCCGAATTCGTGCCCCTCCAAGCCTACGACCAGCCGGAGAGGCCTAGAACGGGGTACCCGGGCCACCGGGCGAGCCATCCTCCTGCACGGTGTTGGCAGGAGGACGCCCGGGGCGACCCCGATCCAGCCGGCCGGGCCGAGGCGGGGTCCCTCCCTCCACGGCGTTTCCGGGAGGACGCCCGGGCCGCCGGGATGGTAAGCTGATCCATAGGAGGTCGCTCGCCATGGGATGCGAGGCCCACGGCGGGATCGTCGGGATCCGAGGCCCACGTCGGCTCATGCCCGGCTCCCATGGCATAGGCGGACAGGGAGGTCATCGGGTTGGAGGAGAGGGGTGTCCGCACCGACACGGCCTCCCAGGACGCGCCCGCGGGCCCCGGGAACGCGGCCCCCGGGGCGCCCCGTGGTCATGCGGGGACCTGGCAGGACGCCCTGGAGGCGGCGTGGCGCAAGCCCCTGGAGCCCGGCGAGCGCGTGCTGGAACTCGCCGCCGCCCTCCTCTTGCTGGCGTCCTTCGTCTGGGTCGCCATCTGGTGGCCCCATCTGCCCGACCAGGTCCCCATCCACTTCAACCTGCGGGGCGAGGCCGACGGCTTCGCCGCCAAGGGAAGCATCTGGGGCCTGCTCGGGATCGGCGTGCTCCTCTACGCGCTGGCCACGGCGGTGACGCGATGGCCGGCGTCCCTGCTCAACTGGCCCATCGAACCCCGGCCGGAGACGGCCCGGGCCATGGCCCGCGCCAGCCGCCACCTGCTCCGTGGGTTCAAGTTCCTGCTCATGGCTGCGTGGCTGCATCTGACGGTGGGGGTCACCGCCGTCGCCCTGGGCCGGTGGGTCGGCCTTACCCCCTGGTTCTATCTGTGGATCGTGGCGCTGCTGGCGGTGGCGATCGGGGGGTGCGCGGCGGTGTACCGGGCGGGGCTGCGCCTTCGGGCGGCGCCGGCCGCGAGCGGGCCGGACGGGCCCTGGCCGGACGTGGTCGACTTCCCCGCCGCCCGCAGCAAGATCCTGATGGCCCTGACGGCGATCCCGCCGCTGATTCCCTTCTACATGGCGCTGCGCGGAGACGAGACGGCCATCGTCGGCTTCGTCGCCTTGGGGCCGTACCTCTTGGTGGTGGGCTACACCTTCTGGCGCCCGTCCTACTACCGCGTCACGCCGACCCACCTCCAGATCCGGGTGGGGCTGATGGACTTTGACGTGCCGCTCCAGCGCATCCGCCGGGTGCGACCGACGTGGAACCCTGTAGCGAGCGCCGCACCGTCCCTGCGCCGCGTGGCCATCGAGACCGACGCGGGCGAGACGGTGCTGGTATCCCCCGTGGATCGCGAGGGCTTCATCGCGGTCCTACGGGAACGCTGCCCCCAGGCCGTGGTCGAAGGCGGCCGCGGCCCATGCCGCTGAGCGGGATTTCCTCCCGAGTCCCGGGCGAGGCGGCTCGCGATGGGCCGGCTCGGCGCGACCCCTACCCCCTGGAGGATCGGGTCCGGGGCGTTTGGACCCGAGGCTCTCGCCACGAACCGGGGACGAGGTCCCTCAGCCCTCCCGCGCCAGGGACGGCGGGATCCGGTCGTGGCGCACCAGGTCGTCGTAGGTCTCCCGCTCCACGATGACCGCGGCCTCCCCCTCCCGCACCAGCACCATGGCGGGCCGCGGGAAGCGGTTGTACTGGCTGGACATGCTGTAGTTGTACGCGCCCGTGCTGAAGACCGCCACCACGTCGCCGGGCTCGACCCGCGGCAGCTCGATCTCCGGGATCAGCACGTCGCCCGACTCGCAGTAGCGGCCCACCAGGCAGACCCGCTCGGCCGGTTCGTCCAGGGGCCGGTTGGCCAGCACGGCCGTGTAGAGGGCGCGGTAGAGGGCGTAGCGGGGGTTGTCGGCCATGCCGCCGTCGACGGCCACGTAGGGCAGAAGGCCCGGGACGCGCTTGACGGACCCCACCGTGTACAGCGTGACCCCGGCCTCGCCCACGACGGACCGCCCGGGCTCCAGGATGAGTCGCGGCACCGGCAGGCCGCGCTCGTCCGCCAGGCGGGCCACGGCGGTCCGGATGCGGGTGACCGTCTCGGCGATGGAGGGCGGCTCGTCACCCGGCACGTACCGGATGCCCAGGCCGCCGCCCAGGTCCAGTTCCCGGACGAACCGGCCCGTGCGCCGGTGCGCCTCGGCGGCCAGGTCCATCATGATCCGGGCCGCCTGCTCCCAGGGCTCGACGGCCAGGATCTGCGAGCCGATGTGGCAGTGGAAGCCGTACCAGTCCAGGGCCGGTTCGTCCAGCACGCGGTCCAGGGCCTCCAGGGCCTGGCCGGTGGCCAGGTCGAAGCCGAACTTGGACTCCTGCTGGCCGGTGCGGATGAACTCGTGGGTGTGAGCCTCGACCCCCGGCGCCACCCGCAGGAGGACGGGAACGGTGCGGCCGGCGGCCCGGGCCATGGC
The sequence above is drawn from the Thermaerobacter sp. FW80 genome and encodes:
- a CDS encoding ABC transporter permease, with product MKASSHQALPGSPARPRSDPAEGGGSASTGPGGGAPGAGGEGGGSPAVPWAEGGDGFGGVPPEALAPAAPGYWQEAWRRLRRNPLAMAGLVVIGLMVLAAAIGPVLSPYGYDEQVLAEANQPPSAAHWFGTDHLGRDILTRVLYGARISLAVGIMASLIGLTIGVAYGAIAGFYGGVVDNVMMRVIDVIYGLPFILYVVLLMVVLGPGLDNVFIALGAVYWTGMARIVRGEVLSLKQREFVLAARVMGVPPWRVVWRHLVPNAIGPILVTMTLLVPEAIFSEAFLSYLGLGVQAPIASWGVLAAEGNRALRAAPWALFFPATFICITMLAFNFLGDGLRDALDPRLR
- a CDS encoding DUF1648 domain-containing protein — its product is MEERGVRTDTASQDAPAGPGNAAPGAPRGHAGTWQDALEAAWRKPLEPGERVLELAAALLLLASFVWVAIWWPHLPDQVPIHFNLRGEADGFAAKGSIWGLLGIGVLLYALATAVTRWPASLLNWPIEPRPETARAMARASRHLLRGFKFLLMAAWLHLTVGVTAVALGRWVGLTPWFYLWIVALLAVAIGGCAAVYRAGLRLRAAPAASGPDGPWPDVVDFPAARSKILMALTAIPPLIPFYMALRGDETAIVGFVALGPYLLVVGYTFWRPSYYRVTPTHLQIRVGLMDFDVPLQRIRRVRPTWNPVASAAPSLRRVAIETDAGETVLVSPVDREGFIAVLRERCPQAVVEGGRGPCR
- a CDS encoding ABC transporter permease: MQYAGQRLVITLITLWAIATLTFFMMRAVPGGPFDAEKDLPPAVRANLEARYHLDWPVWRQYLDYLYRTAVWDLGPSFTYPNRTVNDIVAEGFRVSAALGALAIAVALVLGIGVGVVAALHHGRWLDRAAMFAATLGISIPNFILSGLLIYVFAFRLRWLPAGLWGKPEQAVMPTLALAALPTAVIARLVRANMLEVLRQDFITVCHAKGLSPGRVVFVHALRSAVLPVITYLGPLAAGVLTGSFVVENIFAIPGLGKYFVQSVTNRDYTVIMGVTMFYSVLLVVANALVDLAYRLVDPRIRL
- the lysA gene encoding diaminopimelate decarboxylase, with protein sequence MPQPELQSRTAWPPVVTSPRGHLAIGGADALDLVERFGTPLYVLDEAAIRRRCRAYREAMGNAGVVAYAAKALCTTAVLRIMDQEGLWLDLVSGGELHTALSAGFPPARVLLHGNNKSDEELRLAIEVGVGRVVVDNFHELERLAAMARAAGRTVPVLLRVAPGVEAHTHEFIRTGQQESKFGFDLATGQALEALDRVLDEPALDWYGFHCHIGSQILAVEPWEQAARIMMDLAAEAHRRTGRFVRELDLGGGLGIRYVPGDEPPSIAETVTRIRTAVARLADERGLPVPRLILEPGRSVVGEAGVTLYTVGSVKRVPGLLPYVAVDGGMADNPRYALYRALYTAVLANRPLDEPAERVCLVGRYCESGDVLIPEIELPRVEPGDVVAVFSTGAYNYSMSSQYNRFPRPAMVLVREGEAAVIVERETYDDLVRHDRIPPSLAREG
- a CDS encoding peptide ABC transporter substrate-binding protein, which codes for MSHGSWRRLPRRLRRAGGVALMVALVVSLALGGCGAPSSSGEGGAGGGDEQVLNDNIGSEPPTLDPALMTDLTSFQIVNAVMEGLTRIGPKGVEPGMAESWDVSDDQLTYTFHLRDAVWQNGDPVTAHDFVYAWLRVLDPKTAAPYAYQLYYVKNAQKYNSGELTDPSQVGVKALDDKTLQVTLEAPTPYFLSLTAFPTLMPVHEATVEANPDWAGEAATYVGNGPFRIAEWVHDSHIDLVKSDTYWDKDTVRLERMHIVMVNEGSTAETMFANGELDSNGSLNPQDIPQLLASGEAKTSPIISVTSIYFNTKRKPFDDPRVRKAFTLALDRKAIVEQVLKGGQKPALAFVPYGIPNPVTGKDFREEGGDYFQDADVETARRLLAEAGYPNGQGFPKVTYLYNDNDTNRALAEAYQQMWKQNLGVQVELQSMEWKVYLETTKRGEYDLSRGNWVGDYLDPMTFLDLWVTGGGNNRVGWSNREYDRLIAEAKATADQEVRFRNMHEAERILMDEMPVGPIFFGVNVYQEKPYVKGVFRTALGTTDYKWAYIEGKGR